One window of the Peromyscus leucopus breed LL Stock chromosome 17, UCI_PerLeu_2.1, whole genome shotgun sequence genome contains the following:
- the LOC114709609 gene encoding zinc finger protein 431-like yields the protein MGNARETTNHDMNAVTYDDVHVDFTQEEWALLDPSQKNLYKDVMIETYRNLTTIGYSWEENNIEEHCQSSRRHGRHERNHTGVKSCGYTQSGKAFAYDSHLQSHEIIPTGEKRNQCSQCGKAFAHHSYLRIHKRTHTGEKPCECKQCGKTFAHLSSLRRHKITHTGEKPYRCNQCDKAFSQPTSLQIHIRTHTGEKPYVCYQCGKAFSQHNSLRVHKRTHTGEKPYKCNECGEGFARHSHLQRHERIHTGEKPYECLQYDEACAHFYGLQHQERIHPGEKPYECTQCGKTFAHNRHLRMHKRTHSAEKTCKCNQCGKAFAHNSYLRMHKRTHSGEKPYECTECGKTFAYHSYLQIHRRTHTGEKPYECTECGKAFARHTSLQIHKKTHTGEKPYTCNHCDKAFAHHNYLRIHERTHTGEKPYECTQCSKAFAHHSSLQIHKRTHTGGNPMNASNVVKPLHVTVVFEVMRKNHTGENP from the exons ATG GGAAATGCGAGGGAGACCACAAACCATGATATG AATGcagtgacctatgatgatgtgcaTGTCGACTTCACTCAAgaagagtgggctttgctggatccCTCCCAaaagaatctctacaaagatgtgatgatAGAGACCTACAGGAACCTCACTACTATAG GCTACAGttgggaagaaaataatattgaagaacattgtcaaagttctagaagacatgGAAG GCATGAAAGAAATCATACTGGAGTGAAATCCTGTGGATATACTCAaagtggtaaagcctttgcatatgacagtcatcttcaaagtcaTGAAATAATTCCTACTGGAGAGAAACGCAATCAATGTAgtcagtgtggtaaagcttttgcacATCATAGTTATCTccgaatacataaaagaacacacactggagagaagccctgtgaatgtaagcaatgtggtaaaacctttgcacATCTTAGTAGCCTCCGAAGGCATAAAataacacatactggagagaaaccctacagatgtaatcaatgtgataaagccttttcacaacCCACTAGTCTCCAAATACatataagaacacatactggagagaaaccctatgtatgttatcaatgtggtaaagccttttcacaacacAATAGTCTCCgagtacataaaagaacacatacgggagagaaaccctacaaatgtaatgaatgtggtgAAGGCTTTGCACGTCatagtcatcttcaaaggcatgaaagaattcatactggagaaaaaccctatgaatgtctTCAATATGATGAAGCCTGTGCACATTTCTATGGTCTTCAGCATCAAGAAAGAATTCatcctggagagaaaccctatgaatgcactcaatgtggtaaaacctttgccCATAACAGGCATCTAcgaatgcataaaagaacacattctgCAGAGAAAAcctgcaaatgtaatcaatgtggtaaagcctttgcacataaCAGTTATCTCcgaatgcataaaagaacacattctggagagaaaccttatgaatgcactgaatgtggtaaaacctttgcaTATCATAGTTATCTCCAAATACAtagaagaacacatactggagagaaaccctacgaATGTActgaatgtggtaaagcctttgcacggCACACTagtcttcaaatacataaaaaaacacatactggagagaaaccatatacATGTAATCattgtgataaagcctttgcacatcacAATTATCTCCgaatacatgaaagaacacatactggagagaaaccctatgaatgtactCAATGtagtaaagcctttgcacatcacAGTAgccttcaaatacataaaagaacacatactggaggaAATCCTATGAATGCAAGCAATGTGGTTAAGCCTTTGCATGTAACAGTAGTCTTTGAAGTCATGAGAAAAAATCATACTGGAGAAAATCCCTAA